In Triticum aestivum cultivar Chinese Spring chromosome 5B, IWGSC CS RefSeq v2.1, whole genome shotgun sequence, the following proteins share a genomic window:
- the LOC123110200 gene encoding uncharacterized protein isoform X1 has protein sequence MAATNKVRQGGEALLACPAATTRAAGCRWAQPGGGRPGASSSAPPADMAHSPVALRWEEKFDDEVGYRDYDEEEDEEGEGRFTGGTRSGGAMPMPPAGFVLDDQGWCIAAASKHIVTILRGSENFHSSAFAASERCSMQSLIKWIGISELICELDCYLGQLMVAWVN, from the exons ATGGCGGCGACGAACAAGGTTCGCCAGGGAGGCGAGGCCCTGCTGGCGTGCCCAGCCGCCACCACCAGGGCCGCGGGCTGCCGATGGGCTCAGCCGGGCGGCGGCCGCCCGGGGGCATCCAGCAGCGCACCGCCGGCAGACATGGCCCACTCGCCCGTCGCTCTGCGGTGGGAGGAGAAGTTCGACGACGAGGTGGGGTACAGGGactacgacgaggaggaggatgaggagggggaggggagattCACTGGGGGGACACGGTCGGGCGGGGCCATGCCCATGCCGCCCGCTGGCTTCGTCCTCGACGACCAGGGTTGGTGCATCGCTGCCGCCTCCAAGCACATCGTCACCATCCTCAG AGGTTCAGAAAATTTCCACTCATCAGCATTTGCAGCATCTGAG AGGTGTAGCATGCAAAGCTTAATAAAATGGATTGGGATTTCAGAGTTGATCTGTGAATTGGATTGTTACTTGGGTCAATTGATGGTAGCTTGGGTCAACTGA
- the LOC123110200 gene encoding uncharacterized protein isoform X2 codes for MAATNKVRQGGEALLACPAATTRAAGCRWAQPGGGRPGASSSAPPADMAHSPVALRWEEKFDDEVGYRDYDEEEDEEGEGRFTGGTRSGGAMPMPPAGFVLDDQGWCIAAASKHIVTILRGVACKA; via the exons ATGGCGGCGACGAACAAGGTTCGCCAGGGAGGCGAGGCCCTGCTGGCGTGCCCAGCCGCCACCACCAGGGCCGCGGGCTGCCGATGGGCTCAGCCGGGCGGCGGCCGCCCGGGGGCATCCAGCAGCGCACCGCCGGCAGACATGGCCCACTCGCCCGTCGCTCTGCGGTGGGAGGAGAAGTTCGACGACGAGGTGGGGTACAGGGactacgacgaggaggaggatgaggagggggaggggagattCACTGGGGGGACACGGTCGGGCGGGGCCATGCCCATGCCGCCCGCTGGCTTCGTCCTCGACGACCAGGGTTGGTGCATCGCTGCCGCCTCCAAGCACATCGTCACCATCCTCAG AGGTGTAGCATGCAAAGCTTAA